In Silene latifolia isolate original U9 population chromosome X, ASM4854445v1, whole genome shotgun sequence, the following proteins share a genomic window:
- the LOC141619760 gene encoding uncharacterized protein LOC141619760 has product MLLGSATEVKPVNRRVVKAGQRLTEDHCLLLTAPITDDEVKIAMFDIPGTKVLCNRIGNVLPDIISPSQGAFIKGRDIGNILICQDLIKLYKRKRCSPRVLIKVDLQKRYDSVAWSFVLEMLQATGFPESFIRILMQCITTPTYSLSLNGETFGFFKGRRGLRGDRGSVGLMVSAFDHFSKASGLVMNSRKSNFYYNGIDVGLVNEIEQQTGMKKGQARIFILPKAVIGKIEAVCRSYLWYGSNHRESPALFSWATICQPKKQGGLGFKDLHTWNVAAIEKYVWWVTMKADHLWVQWVHAMYIKNTAWKDYEPGSGSSWAWRKICQVKNIYKAKLFSGANVEHYTLKEGYQWLRPVGDKVVWYPWVLNRMIIPRHAFLCWLVAQKRLLTQDRLIKMQVIQANCCYLCGEMLECHDHLFFQCRYSRICLELTACWCMVDLPDNN; this is encoded by the exons ATGTTGTTGGGGAGTGCAACTGAGGTCAAGCCTGTTAATAGGAGAGTGGTTAAAGCAGGACAGCGCTTGACTGAGGATCACTGTCTTCTGCTGACTGCTCCAATTACTGATGATGAGGTCAAAATTGCTATGTTTGATATCCCTGGGACCAAG GTGCTGTGTAATAGAATTGGTAATGTCCTACCTGATATCATTAGTCCCAGTCAGGGTGCTTTTATAAAAGGGAGGGATATTGGGAACATCCTCATTTGCCAGGATTTAATCAAGCTTTACAAAAGGAAACGTTGTTCTCCTAGGGTGTTAATAAAGGTGGATCTTCAAAAACGTTATGATTCAGTGGCTTGGTCTTTTGTTCTGGAAATGCTCCAAGCTACAGGCTTCCCTGAATCTTTTATTAGGATCCTTATGCAATGCATTACCACTCCCACATATTCTCTTTCTCTCAATGGAGAAACCTTTGGGTTTTTCAAAGGCAGGAGGGGGCTCAG AGGTGATAGGGGTTCTGTTGGACTAATGGTATCTGCTTTTGATCATTTCTCAAAAGCATCTGGATTGGTCATGAATAGTAGGAAGTCTAATTTTTACTACAATGGGATTGATGTAGGATTGGTGAATGAAATTGAACAACAGACTGGTATGAAGAAGGGGCAG GCTAGGATTTTCATTTTACCAAAAGCTGTCATTGGTAAAATTGAAGCTGTTTGCAGGTCATATCTCTGGTATGGTTCCAATCATAGGGAAAGTCCTGCTCTGTTTTCTTGGGCTACAATCTGTCAACCTAAGAAACAAGGGGGTCTGGGTTTTAAAGATCTGCATACCTGGAATGTGGCTGCAATCGAGAAATATGTTTGGTGGGTTACAATGAAAGCTGACCATCTCTGGGTTCAATGGGTTCATGCTATGTATATCAAAAATACAGCTTGGAAGGATTATGAACCAGGGAGTGGTAGTAGTTGGGCTTGGAGGAAGATTTGCCAAGTCAAGAATATTTATAAAGCTAAGTTATTTTCTGGTGCAAATGTGGAGCATTACACTTTAAAGGAGGGATATCAATGGCTTAGACCAGTTGGGGATAAGGTTGTCTGGTATCCTTGGGTGCTTAATAGAATGATCATACCTCGTCATGCTTTCTTATGTTGGTTAGTGGCTCAGAAGAGGCTCTTAACTCAAGACAGGTTGATTAAAATGCAAGTAATACAGGCTAATTGTTGTTACCTGTGTGGAGAGATGCTGGAATGCCATGATCATCTGTTTTTTCAGTGTAGGTATAGTAGAATTTGTTTGGAGTTGACTGCCTGTTGGTGTATGGTGGATCTACCTGATAACAACTGA
- the LOC141619762 gene encoding uncharacterized protein LOC141619762 — protein MVSESHVHFLPEGMFDHCPCLIKFEMTVQRRGNQFKYFNMWSLALEYSYIVQNGWNIDCQGTAMYKVVTNLKGLKCHLKKLNKDQYGDIINLTHVAELSHQQYHEMLVGDPLNEELCQNEKVCAKEVEELRKAMDQFLSQKAKCDWLRYGDDNTSYFHACIKRRRAKNRVFKIADLNNVLFHS, from the coding sequence ATGGTATCTGAAAGTCATGTGCATTTTTTACCTGAGGGGATGTTTGATCATTGTCCATGCCTTATTAAATTTGAAATGACTGTTCAGAGAAGGGGGAATCAAtttaaatactttaatatgtggtcATTGGCACTTGAGTACTCTTATATTGTGCAAAATGGATGGAACATTGACTGTCAAGGGACTGCAATGTATAAGGTGGTCACTAACCTGAAAGGTCTTAAATGCCATTTGAAAAAATTGAACAAGGATCAGTATGGTGATATTATTAACCTTACTCATGTTGCTGAGTTGTCCCATCAACAGTATCATGAAATGTTGGTGGGGGATCCTTTAAATGAGGAGCTCTGTCAGAATGAAAAAGTATGTGCTAAAGAGGTGGAAGAGCTCAGGAAGGCAATGGATCAATTTCTTAGCCAGAAAGCAAAATGTGATTGGTTGAGATATGGAGATGATAATACTTCTTACTTTCATGCATGCATTAAAAGAAGGAGGGCAAAGAATAGAGTTTTTAAAATTGCTGATCTGAATAATGTTCTTTTCCACTCATGA